In one Aeromicrobium erythreum genomic region, the following are encoded:
- a CDS encoding MerR family transcriptional regulator gives MAATDPTTQAQQATLLSVGEVAEKLGIPASTLRTWERRYELGPSARSAGGHRRYDAADVERLQRMHLLVDSGLGPAAAARAAISGDPMERTEGADAFADAVIAATRAYDAEGLRTLFVRKLEDLGTIRAWTDHIAPSMRRVGEEWYRGSVGVDGEHLVSDALHTALRARLASRRTKGQDHRPVLLACAEDEHHVLPLLALQCALADQEIGCHMLGQRTPFSAIAGMTIRLEPAAVFLWASIVHFDGSALASVLDAATDRTDVLLGGPGWSVEGGTHVADLQAAVDAVQQAIARHPVGA, from the coding sequence ATGGCTGCCACCGATCCGACCACCCAGGCGCAGCAGGCGACCCTGCTGTCCGTGGGCGAGGTCGCGGAGAAGCTCGGCATCCCCGCCTCCACGTTGCGCACGTGGGAGCGCCGTTACGAGCTCGGTCCGTCCGCCCGCAGTGCCGGCGGACACCGCCGTTACGACGCCGCCGACGTCGAGCGACTGCAGCGCATGCACCTGCTCGTCGACAGTGGCCTCGGTCCCGCAGCCGCCGCCCGCGCCGCCATCAGCGGCGACCCGATGGAGCGCACCGAGGGCGCCGACGCCTTCGCCGACGCCGTCATCGCCGCCACCCGCGCCTACGACGCCGAGGGCCTGCGGACGCTGTTCGTGCGCAAGCTCGAGGACCTCGGCACCATCCGCGCCTGGACCGACCACATCGCGCCGTCGATGCGTCGGGTGGGCGAGGAGTGGTACCGCGGCAGTGTGGGCGTCGACGGCGAGCATCTCGTGAGCGACGCGCTGCACACTGCGCTGCGCGCGCGACTCGCGTCACGCCGCACGAAGGGACAGGACCACCGGCCCGTCCTGCTGGCCTGTGCGGAGGATGAGCACCACGTCCTTCCCCTGCTCGCGCTGCAGTGCGCGCTCGCCGACCAGGAGATCGGCTGCCACATGCTCGGGCAGCGCACGCCGTTCAGCGCGATCGCCGGCATGACGATCCGGCTCGAGCCGGCCGCCGTCTTCCTCTGGGCGTCGATCGTCCACTTCGACGGCAGCGCCCTGGCCTCCGTCCTCGACGCCGCGACCGACCGCACCGACGTGCTGCTCGGCGGCCCCGGCTGGAGCGTCGAGGGCGGCACGCACGTCGCCGACCTGCAGGCTGCGGTCGACGCCGTGCAGCAGGCGATCGCGCGCCACCCCGTTGGGGCGTGA
- a CDS encoding WhiB family transcriptional regulator: MANLKNLPLPLQEVYEWQYQGACQGLESARFFSPDAERGSRRRDRESAAKAICATCPVINECREHALAAREPYGVWGGLTEHERTEILAQSQRDIAS; the protein is encoded by the coding sequence ATGGCAAACCTCAAGAACCTCCCGCTCCCGCTGCAGGAGGTCTACGAGTGGCAGTACCAGGGCGCGTGCCAAGGCCTGGAGTCCGCCCGCTTCTTCTCCCCCGACGCCGAGCGCGGCTCACGACGACGCGACCGCGAGTCCGCGGCCAAGGCGATCTGCGCGACCTGCCCCGTCATCAACGAGTGCCGCGAGCACGCGCTGGCCGCCCGCGAGCCCTACGGCGTGTGGGGCGGTCTGACCGAGCACGAGCGCACGGAGATCCTGGCGCAGTCGCAGCGCGACATCGCCTCCTGA
- a CDS encoding AI-2E family transporter, whose amino-acid sequence MSTPRVRDRAVVIDEAFATMQRWGLRLVVVAAALFVLGWVVGSLWMVFFPLSIALLVATVLSPPVSWLRRHKVPSTLAALIVMLTFLGIVVATIAILTPQVAGQAPAIAKQASGGLQEVRNWLTDGPLSLSDGQITRAIAAVQDRLQDSAAAISSGIFSTLSAATNAVLNLVLILMLTFFFIKDGHRFLPWLATLGGQRAGMHVSELLARVWGTIGGFIRTQSLVAFIDAVLIGIGLAILGVPLAIPLAVITFFGGFIPIIGAFASGILAVLVTLVTNNFKAAVIAALIVIAVQQLEGNVLSPWLQGKTMNLHAGVVLMSVTAGGTLFGVTGAFLAVPVAAASAELFRYLNEQIDRNVDPQAPAEDKHAADLLAEGRTALDPD is encoded by the coding sequence ATGAGCACCCCCCGCGTCCGCGACCGGGCCGTCGTCATCGACGAGGCCTTCGCCACCATGCAGCGCTGGGGCCTGCGTCTCGTCGTGGTGGCCGCGGCCCTCTTCGTGCTCGGCTGGGTGGTCGGCAGCCTCTGGATGGTCTTCTTCCCGCTGTCGATCGCGCTGCTCGTGGCGACGGTGCTGTCCCCACCCGTCAGCTGGCTGCGTCGGCACAAGGTGCCCAGCACGCTGGCCGCGCTCATCGTCATGCTGACGTTCCTCGGCATCGTCGTGGCCACCATCGCCATCCTCACGCCGCAGGTGGCCGGTCAGGCGCCCGCCATCGCCAAGCAGGCCTCCGGCGGCCTGCAGGAGGTGCGCAACTGGCTCACCGACGGACCGCTCTCGTTGTCCGACGGGCAGATCACGCGCGCGATCGCCGCCGTCCAGGACCGCCTGCAGGACAGCGCCGCGGCCATCAGCTCGGGCATCTTCTCCACGCTGAGCGCCGCGACGAACGCCGTGCTGAACCTGGTGCTCATCCTGATGCTGACGTTCTTCTTCATCAAGGACGGGCACCGGTTCCTGCCGTGGCTCGCGACGCTGGGCGGCCAGCGCGCCGGCATGCACGTGAGCGAGCTGCTCGCTCGCGTGTGGGGCACCATCGGCGGCTTCATCCGCACCCAGAGCCTCGTCGCGTTCATCGACGCGGTCCTCATCGGCATCGGTCTGGCGATCCTCGGCGTGCCGCTGGCGATCCCGCTGGCCGTCATCACGTTCTTCGGCGGGTTCATCCCGATCATCGGCGCGTTCGCCAGCGGGATCCTGGCCGTGCTCGTGACCCTCGTGACCAACAACTTCAAGGCGGCGGTCATCGCCGCGCTCATCGTCATCGCGGTCCAGCAGCTCGAGGGCAACGTGCTGTCGCCGTGGCTGCAGGGCAAGACGATGAACCTGCACGCCGGGGTCGTGCTGATGTCGGTCACGGCCGGCGGCACGCTGTTCGGCGTGACCGGAGCGTTCCTCGCCGTGCCGGTCGCCGCGGCGTCGGCGGAGCTGTTCCGCTACCTCAACGAGCAGATCGACCGGAACGTCGACCCGCAGGCCCCGGCCGAGGACAAGCACGCCGCGGACCTGTTGGCCGAGGGCCGGACGGCCCTCGACCCCGACTGA
- a CDS encoding uracil-DNA glycosylase: MPHPLRDVVGPGWADALAPVEDEIHRLGDVLRRETAEGRPWLPAGDAILRAFREPFADVKVLVVGQDPYPTPGHPMGLSFSVQPDVRPVPRSLANLFTELEADLGVPRSPHGDLSAWAAQGVLLLNRVLTVGVGAPASHRGMGWEKVTEQAIRALVARDAPLVAVLWGRQAQDLQPLLGDVPVVASPHPSPLSASRGFFGSRPFSRVDEHLRTLGTAPVDWRLPPVAEPSA; this comes from the coding sequence ATGCCGCACCCTCTCCGCGACGTCGTCGGGCCCGGCTGGGCCGACGCCCTCGCCCCGGTCGAGGACGAGATCCACCGCCTCGGCGACGTGCTGCGCCGCGAGACGGCCGAGGGCCGTCCCTGGCTCCCGGCCGGCGACGCGATCCTGCGCGCCTTCCGCGAGCCGTTCGCCGACGTCAAGGTGCTCGTCGTCGGTCAGGACCCCTACCCCACGCCCGGACACCCCATGGGGCTCTCGTTCTCGGTGCAGCCCGACGTGCGCCCCGTCCCGCGCAGCCTCGCGAACCTCTTCACCGAGCTGGAGGCCGACCTCGGCGTCCCACGGTCGCCGCACGGCGACCTGAGCGCCTGGGCCGCGCAGGGCGTGCTGCTGCTCAACCGCGTGCTCACCGTCGGCGTCGGCGCCCCGGCCAGCCACCGCGGGATGGGGTGGGAGAAGGTCACCGAGCAGGCCATCCGCGCCCTCGTCGCCCGCGACGCACCGCTCGTCGCCGTCCTCTGGGGACGTCAGGCGCAGGACCTGCAGCCGCTGCTCGGCGACGTGCCGGTGGTCGCGAGCCCGCACCCCAGCCCGTTGTCGGCGTCGCGCGGCTTCTTCGGCTCGCGACCGTTCAGCCGGGTCGACGAGCACCTCAGGACGCTCGGCACCGCGCCGGTCGACTGGCGGCTGCCGCCGGTGGCGGAGCCGTCCGCCTAG
- a CDS encoding MFS transporter, with translation MSAITAYRTLLRIVGPAYVVVAFLGRVPLAMSQMGTLLLVSAATGRYALGGAAAGALAVANAVGAPFFGSLADRVGQRPVVLAQSWAGGAGLAAIVWTTQAGASPAVIVAVAALAGLATPQIGPLARVRWQPITKDALDQRRLVDAAFSYEGAADEVSFVLGPATVGLLAVVVAPGDALLVAGGVLVAFGSWFALHPTAALTRPEAGAARSTAPVLTAVLGVLALAQLCIGMVFGATQTGSTVLATAQGEPGQAGLIHATLGVGSAIAGLAIAALPERIGYPTRMVASAAALLVLSAPLLLVQTIGQLVAVIALLGFAVAPYMISNFAMAGEVVVPERVGTAMTLLAGATGIGYALGSTLAGRLADLGGHTPAFAVTVSATALALVVSVLFRARRGRGGTRPDVRTA, from the coding sequence GTGTCAGCCATCACCGCGTACCGCACGCTGCTGCGGATCGTCGGGCCCGCCTACGTCGTCGTAGCCTTCCTCGGGCGAGTTCCGCTTGCCATGAGCCAGATGGGCACGCTGCTGCTGGTCAGCGCCGCGACGGGACGGTACGCGCTCGGCGGTGCCGCGGCGGGAGCCCTGGCCGTCGCGAACGCCGTCGGCGCCCCGTTCTTCGGCTCGCTCGCCGACCGGGTCGGGCAGCGACCGGTGGTCCTGGCGCAGTCGTGGGCGGGCGGCGCGGGGCTCGCCGCGATCGTGTGGACCACGCAGGCGGGTGCGTCGCCGGCGGTCATCGTCGCCGTCGCCGCGCTGGCCGGTCTCGCGACGCCGCAGATCGGGCCCCTCGCCCGGGTCCGCTGGCAGCCGATCACGAAGGACGCGCTCGACCAGCGTCGCCTCGTCGACGCGGCCTTCTCCTACGAGGGCGCCGCCGACGAGGTCTCGTTCGTGCTCGGTCCGGCCACCGTCGGCCTGCTCGCCGTCGTCGTGGCACCGGGCGACGCGCTGCTCGTGGCGGGCGGGGTGCTGGTGGCCTTCGGCTCCTGGTTCGCGCTGCACCCGACCGCGGCGCTCACGCGGCCCGAGGCCGGCGCGGCGCGGTCGACGGCGCCGGTGCTGACGGCGGTGCTCGGCGTGCTGGCGCTCGCGCAGCTCTGCATCGGCATGGTCTTCGGCGCGACCCAGACGGGCTCCACGGTGCTGGCCACCGCGCAGGGCGAGCCCGGGCAGGCGGGCCTGATCCACGCGACGCTGGGCGTCGGGAGCGCCATCGCCGGGCTCGCGATCGCGGCGCTGCCGGAGCGGATCGGGTACCCGACGCGCATGGTCGCGTCGGCGGCCGCGCTGCTCGTCCTCTCGGCGCCGCTGCTGCTCGTGCAGACGATCGGCCAGCTCGTCGCCGTCATCGCCCTGCTCGGCTTCGCGGTGGCGCCCTACATGATCAGCAACTTCGCCATGGCGGGTGAGGTGGTCGTGCCCGAGCGGGTGGGCACGGCCATGACGCTGCTCGCCGGGGCCACCGGGATCGGCTACGCCCTGGGCTCGACGCTCGCCGGCCGGCTTGCCGACCTCGGCGGCCACACCCCGGCCTTCGCGGTCACCGTGTCCGCGACCGCGCTCGCCCTCGTCGTCTCGGTCCTGTTCCGGGCGCGTCGCGGCCGCGGCGGCACGCGTCCGGACGTCCGTACGGCCTGA
- a CDS encoding GAP family protein — MTWAVLGGLVLLALVDSTSAGTLLLPLWMLVAPRVRPNRVLLFLATVAVFYAAVGVVLLLGVDAVLDAVSGAGDALARNRPLAVVQLLVGAALFWWSWPLERRAKERGGPSPRAVRWRAALQGEGVPARTTVLVALVATVLELATMLPYLAAMGLLSRSGLERPWQLLVLLGYVAVMVLPALVLLALRLVAARRVEPWLERIDAWMTARSGVAMSWIVGLVGFLVGADALSRLTT, encoded by the coding sequence GTGACCTGGGCCGTGCTCGGTGGGCTGGTGCTGCTCGCCCTCGTCGACAGCACGAGCGCCGGCACGTTGCTGCTCCCGCTCTGGATGCTGGTCGCCCCACGGGTGCGGCCGAATCGGGTGCTGCTGTTCCTCGCCACGGTGGCGGTGTTCTACGCGGCGGTCGGCGTGGTGCTCCTGCTCGGCGTCGATGCCGTCCTCGACGCGGTCTCAGGCGCCGGAGACGCCCTCGCCCGCAACCGTCCGCTGGCCGTGGTGCAGCTGCTGGTCGGCGCGGCGCTGTTCTGGTGGAGCTGGCCCCTCGAGCGACGTGCCAAGGAGCGCGGTGGTCCGAGCCCGCGCGCCGTGCGGTGGCGGGCGGCGCTGCAGGGCGAGGGGGTGCCGGCGCGCACGACGGTGCTCGTCGCGCTCGTGGCGACCGTCCTCGAGCTGGCGACGATGCTGCCCTACCTCGCCGCGATGGGCCTGCTGTCGCGGTCCGGCCTCGAACGACCCTGGCAGCTCCTCGTGCTGCTCGGGTACGTCGCTGTCATGGTGCTGCCGGCCCTCGTGCTGCTCGCCCTGCGTCTGGTGGCGGCGCGCCGGGTGGAGCCGTGGCTCGAGCGCATCGACGCGTGGATGACGGCCCGCAGCGGCGTCGCGATGAGCTGGATCGTCGGCCTGGTGGGCTTCCTGGTCGGTGCCGACGCGCTGTCGCGCCTGACGACCTGA
- a CDS encoding alpha,alpha-trehalose-phosphate synthase (UDP-forming), whose protein sequence is MAATADFVVIANRLPVDRVVQPDGSTTWRTSPGGLVTALEPVMRRNGGAWIGWHGAPDEKLRTFEHDGITLVPVHLTGQEYEEYYEGFSNATLWPLYHDVVAPPEFHREWWESYVEVNRRFAKKAARIARRNAVVWVQDYQLQLVPQMLRELRPDLRIGFFLHIPFPPNELFQQLPWRRSILEGLLGADLVGFQLPGAAQNFVRLVRQRVGHKTHRDTVYLEDGRTVTARAYPISIDAAGFEEMARRPEVVARAAEIRESLGNPRCVLLGIDRLDYTKGLRQRLRAFGELVTEGAVDVDDAVFVQVATPSRERVEQYRLLRDDIDRLVGRINGDVGRIGAQPITYLHASYPREEMAALYRAADVMVVTPLRDGMNLVAKEYVACRYDDDGALVLSEFAGAAAELRQAYRVNPYDINGLKEALLEAIRAPEKERTRRMKAMRKQVVENDIELWATRFLDDLRTVRHTHDKTPRPARDNPETTTRRR, encoded by the coding sequence ATGGCGGCAACGGCTGACTTCGTGGTGATCGCCAACCGGCTGCCCGTCGATCGTGTGGTCCAGCCCGACGGCAGCACCACCTGGCGCACCTCCCCCGGTGGTCTCGTGACGGCGCTCGAGCCCGTCATGCGACGCAACGGTGGCGCGTGGATCGGCTGGCACGGCGCACCAGATGAGAAGCTGCGCACGTTCGAGCACGACGGCATCACCCTCGTGCCGGTGCACCTGACCGGCCAGGAGTACGAGGAGTACTACGAGGGCTTCTCCAACGCGACGCTCTGGCCGCTGTACCACGACGTCGTCGCCCCGCCGGAGTTCCACCGCGAGTGGTGGGAGTCCTACGTCGAGGTCAACCGTCGCTTCGCCAAGAAGGCGGCGCGGATCGCGCGGCGCAACGCCGTCGTCTGGGTGCAGGACTACCAGCTGCAGCTCGTCCCCCAGATGCTGCGCGAGCTGCGCCCCGACCTGCGCATCGGCTTCTTCCTGCACATCCCCTTCCCGCCCAACGAGCTCTTCCAGCAGCTGCCGTGGCGCCGCTCCATCCTCGAGGGGCTGCTCGGCGCCGACCTCGTCGGCTTCCAGCTCCCGGGGGCGGCGCAGAACTTCGTCCGCCTGGTGCGTCAGCGGGTCGGGCACAAGACGCACCGCGACACGGTCTACCTCGAGGACGGGCGGACGGTCACGGCCCGCGCCTACCCGATCTCGATCGACGCGGCCGGGTTCGAGGAGATGGCGCGCCGACCCGAGGTGGTCGCCCGCGCCGCCGAGATCCGCGAGAGCCTTGGCAATCCGCGGTGCGTGCTGCTCGGCATCGACCGCCTCGACTACACCAAGGGCCTGCGGCAGCGGCTCCGCGCGTTCGGCGAGCTGGTCACCGAGGGTGCGGTCGACGTCGACGACGCCGTCTTCGTGCAGGTGGCCACGCCGTCGCGCGAGCGCGTCGAGCAGTACCGGCTGCTGCGCGACGACATCGACCGCCTCGTCGGTCGCATCAACGGCGACGTCGGGCGGATCGGCGCGCAGCCCATCACCTACCTGCACGCCTCCTACCCGCGCGAGGAGATGGCGGCGCTGTACCGCGCGGCCGACGTCATGGTCGTGACGCCGCTGCGCGACGGGATGAACCTCGTCGCCAAAGAGTACGTGGCGTGCCGCTACGACGACGACGGCGCCCTGGTGCTGAGCGAGTTCGCCGGGGCGGCCGCCGAGCTGCGCCAGGCGTACCGGGTGAATCCCTACGACATCAACGGTCTCAAGGAGGCGCTGCTCGAGGCGATCCGCGCGCCCGAGAAGGAGCGCACCCGCCGCATGAAGGCGATGCGCAAGCAGGTGGTCGAGAACGACATCGAGCTGTGGGCCACGCGCTTCCTCGACGACCTGCGCACCGTGCGCCACACGCACGACAAGACGCCGCGACCCGCGCGCGACAACCCCGAGACGACCACGCGGCGCCGCTGA